One segment of Saprospiraceae bacterium DNA contains the following:
- a CDS encoding shikimate kinase, with the protein MDKHVFLVGFMGSGKTHWGSVLAEHLGWPFLDLDAFIEEGEGRSVSEIFYAEGETVFRVLEREYLRRLAALPPSVVATGGGAPCFSDNMAWMKRHGTTIYLKTSPSVLSSRLQHEKEKRPLLKGVEESALTAEIERRLAPREPFYGQAEIVLEFTDDEPLVLEKLTTAVRNGRFKNTRFY; encoded by the coding sequence ATGGACAAACATGTTTTTCTCGTAGGGTTCATGGGTAGCGGCAAAACGCATTGGGGCAGCGTGCTGGCCGAACACTTGGGTTGGCCCTTTCTTGACCTTGATGCGTTCATTGAGGAGGGTGAGGGGCGCAGCGTGTCCGAAATTTTTTATGCGGAGGGCGAGACCGTGTTTCGGGTGCTTGAGCGCGAGTACCTGCGCCGCCTTGCTGCTTTGCCACCATCCGTCGTTGCCACTGGTGGAGGGGCGCCTTGTTTTTCCGACAACATGGCTTGGATGAAACGACACGGCACTACCATTTACTTGAAGACCTCGCCAAGCGTGCTTTCAAGCAGGTTGCAGCACGAAAAGGAAAAGCGGCCTTTGTTGAAGGGGGTAGAGGAGTCGGCATTGACTGCCGAGATTGAGCGCCGTTTGGCACCGCGCGAGCCATTTTACGGACAGGCGGAGATTGTGTTGGAGTTTACTGACGACGAGCCTTTGGTTTTGGAAAAACTGACGACTGCCGTGCGCAACGGGCGCTTTAAGAACACGCGATTTTATTGA
- a CDS encoding acyl-CoA reductase — MTLHERLELLAELGHYLRSGGNAELDAAIQQSYIENRWFTEENTRNALKAIAEAFLEKEKLEAWAAQYPVSKSLHPDKTIGLVMAGNIPLVGFHDWLCVFAAGQRAKVKLSDKDKRLLPLLVKIMGKWSHEAWEYTEFVAENESLSGFDAVVATGSNNTARYFEQYFSKYPHIIRRNRNAVAVLNGLETMADLYALGSDIFTYFGLGCRNVSKIYVPHGYHFDTLLEALHEYRDIIHHDKYKNNFDYNLTLFILNKIDYKNNGCLLLKEDPALQARIASVHYEYYDDLFDIDARLAEKKEEIQCVVSNVKLRDFAALPFGKSQMPGLGDYADGVDVMLFLTGLK, encoded by the coding sequence TTGACACTCCACGAACGACTCGAACTGCTCGCCGAACTCGGCCATTATTTGCGCTCCGGTGGCAATGCCGAACTCGATGCCGCGATTCAACAATCGTACATTGAAAATCGCTGGTTCACAGAGGAAAACACGCGCAACGCCCTCAAAGCTATCGCCGAAGCCTTTTTGGAAAAAGAAAAATTAGAGGCTTGGGCGGCGCAATATCCCGTGTCAAAATCGCTACATCCCGACAAAACCATTGGTCTCGTGATGGCCGGGAACATCCCGCTGGTGGGTTTTCACGATTGGCTCTGCGTGTTTGCGGCAGGCCAACGGGCGAAAGTGAAACTCAGCGACAAAGACAAACGCCTGTTGCCGTTGTTGGTGAAAATAATGGGCAAATGGTCGCACGAAGCGTGGGAATACACGGAGTTTGTGGCAGAAAATGAATCTCTCAGCGGCTTCGATGCGGTCGTCGCCACAGGCAGCAACAACACCGCCCGCTACTTCGAGCAGTATTTTTCAAAATACCCGCACATCATCCGCCGCAACCGCAACGCCGTCGCCGTGCTCAATGGCCTCGAAACGATGGCCGACCTCTACGCGCTGGGAAGCGATATCTTCACCTACTTTGGCCTTGGCTGCCGCAACGTGTCGAAAATCTACGTCCCGCACGGCTACCATTTCGACACCCTGCTCGAAGCGCTGCACGAATACCGCGACATCATTCACCACGACAAGTACAAAAACAATTTCGACTACAACCTCACCTTGTTCATTCTCAACAAAATAGACTACAAAAACAACGGCTGCCTGCTGCTGAAGGAAGACCCCGCGCTGCAAGCCCGCATCGCCTCCGTGCATTACGAATACTACGACGACCTCTTCGACATTGATGCTCGTCTGGCAGAAAAAAAAGAGGAAATCCAGTGCGTGGTGAGCAATGTGAAACTGCGCGATTTCGCCGCGCTGCCATTCGGCAAGAGCCAGATGCCGGGCTTGGGCGATTATGCGGACGGAGTGGATGTGATGCTGTTTTTAACAGGATTGAAGTAA
- the trmD gene encoding tRNA (guanosine(37)-N1)-methyltransferase TrmD, whose translation MRFDIITVLPELLESPLNHSIIQRAKDKGLLEVHLHNLREYGLGRHRQVDDYQFGGGAGMVMRPEPLAACIEKLKTERPYDEVVYTTPDGVRLDQSLCNRLSLRENIIIICGHYKGVDERIRQKYVTLEISIGDYVLSGGELAAAVLVDAVGRLIPGVLNDETSALFDSFQDNLLAPPVYTRPAEWDGMTVPEVLLSGNDKLIDEWRHEQSIERTKTRRPDVWDKFESGI comes from the coding sequence ATGCGTTTCGACATCATCACAGTCCTGCCCGAACTTTTGGAAAGCCCGCTCAATCATTCGATTATACAACGAGCGAAAGACAAGGGCTTGCTTGAGGTACACCTCCACAACCTACGCGAGTATGGCTTGGGCAGACATCGGCAGGTGGACGACTATCAATTTGGGGGTGGCGCGGGCATGGTGATGCGCCCAGAACCACTCGCAGCCTGCATCGAAAAATTGAAAACCGAACGACCCTACGACGAAGTCGTTTACACAACACCCGACGGCGTTCGACTCGACCAATCACTGTGCAATCGGCTGTCGCTCCGGGAAAATATCATCATTATATGCGGCCATTACAAAGGAGTGGACGAACGCATTCGACAGAAGTACGTCACGCTGGAAATCAGCATTGGGGACTATGTGTTGTCGGGGGGCGAATTGGCCGCGGCCGTGCTGGTGGACGCGGTGGGTAGGCTCATTCCCGGCGTCTTGAATGACGAGACATCGGCCTTGTTTGACAGTTTTCAAGACAATTTGTTGGCTCCGCCCGTTTATACCCGACCTGCGGAATGGGATGGCATGACCGTCCCGGAGGTTTTGCTTTCCGGCAACGACAAACTGATTGACGAGTGGCGCCACGAGCAAAGCATCGAACGCACCAAAACACGTCGCCCCGATGTGTGGGACAAGTTTGAAAGCGGCATCTGA
- a CDS encoding zinc ribbon domain-containing protein — MNLCPNCATEIIPGAKFCHRCGDAMVEKMKPCPACHEQSPLASVFCHHCGFHFGRKNIQQSAYEPVYPLDFDADDLTEQVKGLFFGSLCRRVEAEHDIARYSEFVERFYDSRFREIYSVRAEQIAEDALTQWERFGTEALPDIDRRMDAAFEGLLDYFIIQFCPDLTGAVLPPAILKYEKVQAGKTDLGLMIRDFLDFDREDEVFYFNFIAMEEELMANVCKNFLFAERKERVWFICDLSLKNNGKEGFAMTDRGIYWRAPFDKPRLVSYSELREIKLEKKWMTINGHFFNANPSLNLKLCKLLKKLRGWRPVGAMAV; from the coding sequence ATGAACCTCTGTCCGAATTGCGCGACCGAAATCATTCCCGGGGCAAAATTCTGCCATCGCTGCGGCGACGCGATGGTGGAAAAAATGAAGCCCTGCCCGGCTTGCCACGAGCAAAGCCCGCTGGCATCTGTCTTCTGTCATCATTGCGGGTTTCACTTTGGCCGCAAAAACATCCAACAAAGCGCCTACGAGCCTGTTTACCCGCTTGATTTCGATGCGGACGACTTAACCGAGCAAGTGAAGGGATTGTTCTTTGGCAGTCTGTGCCGTCGGGTGGAAGCGGAGCACGATATTGCCCGATACAGCGAATTTGTCGAGCGGTTCTATGATTCGCGCTTCCGGGAAATCTATTCGGTGCGAGCCGAACAAATAGCGGAGGATGCGCTCACGCAATGGGAGCGATTTGGCACGGAGGCCTTGCCCGACATTGACCGCCGCATGGATGCTGCTTTTGAAGGTTTGCTCGATTATTTCATCATCCAATTTTGCCCCGACTTGACGGGGGCGGTGTTGCCGCCCGCTATTTTGAAGTACGAAAAAGTACAGGCGGGCAAAACGGACTTGGGGCTTATGATTCGGGATTTTCTGGATTTCGACAGAGAAGACGAGGTGTTTTATTTTAATTTTATCGCAATGGAGGAGGAATTGATGGCCAATGTGTGCAAAAACTTTCTTTTTGCGGAGCGCAAAGAGCGCGTTTGGTTTATCTGCGATTTATCGCTGAAAAACAACGGCAAGGAAGGGTTTGCCATGACAGACCGAGGCATCTATTGGCGCGCTCCGTTCGACAAGCCACGTCTGGTGTCGTACAGCGAACTGCGCGAAATTAAACTGGAAAAAAAATGGATGACCATCAACGGACATTTTTTCAACGCCAACCCTTCTTTGAATCTGAAACTGTGCAAATTGCTCAAAAAACTCAGGGGTTGGCGACCTGTCGGGGCGATGGCAGTTTGA
- a CDS encoding DUF2256 domain-containing protein: MAKQVKKENLPQKVCASCGRSFSWRKKWEKVWEEVKYCSERCRRKKV; encoded by the coding sequence ATGGCAAAGCAGGTCAAAAAGGAAAACCTTCCCCAAAAGGTGTGCGCCTCTTGTGGGCGGTCATTTTCTTGGCGAAAAAAATGGGAAAAAGTGTGGGAGGAGGTGAAGTATTGCAGTGAGCGATGTCGGAGGAAGAAGGTTTAA
- a CDS encoding DUF1573 domain-containing protein: MNKHLLFSLLVTFTLAACNNAPSENVQKIKSDGSSNADMVRNPVSANQPMDTVNVARITFEETEFDFGEVKEGDIVEHKFKFTNTGKVPLTILKARSSCGCTVPSYPEDPIAPGETGEITAKFNTDGKPSRQQKNIYITANTYPNESIVTLKGFVKPSN, translated from the coding sequence ATGAATAAGCATCTCCTTTTCAGCCTTTTGGTGACATTCACGTTGGCTGCTTGCAACAATGCCCCTTCGGAAAATGTGCAAAAAATCAAATCGGATGGCTCTTCCAATGCCGACATGGTACGCAACCCCGTCAGTGCCAATCAACCCATGGACACTGTAAACGTGGCCCGCATCACCTTTGAGGAAACAGAATTTGATTTTGGCGAAGTCAAAGAAGGGGATATCGTGGAGCATAAGTTCAAATTCACCAACACGGGCAAAGTGCCGTTGACCATCTTAAAGGCTCGCTCATCGTGCGGCTGCACCGTGCCATCGTATCCTGAAGACCCAATCGCACCGGGCGAAACGGGCGAAATCACGGCCAAATTCAACACCGACGGCAAACCCAGCCGCCAGCAAAAGAACATTTATATCACCGCCAACACTTATCCCAACGAATCCATCGTGACCCTCAAAGGATTTGTGAAGCCGAGCAATTGA
- the rpiB gene encoding ribose 5-phosphate isomerase B: MKIAIGCDHAGFPYKDGIVEMLQSQGHMVLDFGTNSFDSVDYPDFAHEVAKAVESGQADKGVVLCGSGNGVAITANKHQGIRCALCWTEEIAALARQHNDANVIALPARFVPEILAQAMVRIFMQTDFEGGRHERRVNKIACS, from the coding sequence ATGAAAATCGCAATCGGCTGCGACCACGCAGGATTCCCCTACAAAGATGGCATCGTGGAGATGCTCCAATCGCAAGGACACATGGTGCTCGACTTCGGAACCAACTCTTTCGACTCTGTGGACTACCCCGATTTCGCGCATGAAGTGGCAAAGGCGGTCGAATCCGGCCAAGCCGACAAAGGGGTGGTGCTCTGTGGCAGCGGCAACGGGGTGGCTATCACCGCCAACAAACATCAAGGCATACGATGCGCCCTGTGCTGGACAGAAGAAATCGCCGCGCTCGCCCGACAGCACAACGATGCCAACGTCATTGCCCTGCCCGCTCGGTTTGTGCCAGAAATACTGGCGCAGGCAATGGTGCGTATTTTTATGCAAACCGATTTTGAAGGAGGGCGGCACGAGCGGCGGGTCAATAAAATCGCGTGTTCTTAA
- a CDS encoding YebC/PmpR family DNA-binding transcriptional regulator — MGRAFEFRKERKFKRWAGMAKTFTRIGREIALAVKAGGANPEYNSRLRLAIQNAKSANMPKANVESAIKKASGKEAENFQEVLYEGKGPHGVAILVETATDNPTRTVANVRMYFDRNGGALGTSGSVAFLFARKGVFKVKAEGRDWDELELELIDAGLEELKREEDEVVLYTSFTDFGTMQKTLEDRGIETTSAGLEWIPNQTKKLGDAEVEQVIKLIDRLEDDDDVLNVFHTMDMSE; from the coding sequence ATGGGACGCGCGTTTGAATTCCGCAAGGAGCGAAAATTTAAAAGATGGGCCGGCATGGCCAAGACCTTCACCCGCATCGGGCGCGAAATCGCGCTGGCCGTGAAAGCTGGGGGCGCCAACCCAGAGTACAACTCCCGTCTTCGACTCGCCATCCAAAACGCCAAATCGGCCAATATGCCCAAGGCCAACGTGGAGAGCGCCATCAAAAAGGCTTCGGGCAAGGAAGCGGAAAACTTTCAGGAAGTCCTCTACGAGGGAAAAGGCCCCCACGGGGTCGCGATATTGGTGGAGACCGCGACCGACAATCCGACTCGAACAGTAGCTAACGTTCGGATGTATTTCGACCGAAATGGCGGGGCGCTCGGCACCTCTGGCAGCGTGGCTTTTCTATTCGCTCGCAAAGGCGTGTTCAAAGTGAAGGCAGAAGGAAGGGACTGGGACGAACTTGAGCTGGAACTGATTGATGCTGGCTTGGAAGAGCTGAAACGCGAGGAAGACGAGGTGGTGTTGTACACCAGTTTCACCGATTTCGGCACCATGCAAAAAACATTGGAAGACCGAGGCATCGAAACCACTAGCGCGGGCTTGGAATGGATACCCAACCAGACAAAAAAATTGGGCGATGCAGAGGTGGAGCAGGTCATCAAACTGATTGACCGCTTGGAAGACGACGACGATGTGCTCAACGTGTTCCACACGATGGATATGTCTGAGTGA
- a CDS encoding S8 family peptidase, translated as MKKLLLFALLSLSSTISFSQSTAWRAKVSAEILSALNEGHSADLLVVFREQADISGARFLKTKSEKAHFVYQRLMETAMRSQANAVRLLREKDASVNGLYLVNALAVKKADLQLVRLLAELPEVRWLGADPWVQFEGPVETSLAAPTAAGRGAVEWGVERINAPAVWALGYTGQGVTIGGADTGYDWVHPTLQPHYRGWDNFSGTAQHHYNWHDAIHDFSPLNYDTLGNPVGTNPCGFNAPAPCDDGSHGTHTMGTMVGDDGLGNQIGVAPGASWVGCRNMERGWGQPSTYLECFQWFLAPTDLNGQNQDPSKAPHVINNSWYCATIEGCTDFIINDLLRVAIVNLKASGVFVVVSNGNFGPNCGSTYAPPAYFEESFSIGATRFDDTIATFSSRGPVLVDGSNRLKPEVAAPGQFVRSCTPNGNYAAFSGTSMAGPHVAGLVALVLSARPDLAGQVELIENFIKETAVPIGDTSNCGIPSGQTPNHAYGHGRVNALAAVNAALAYNQVSAPEAPAPQARVFPNPVTDEAIFDIQNTVGKTVLDVFSSDGRLVYSKNWTAQYRELVQVSMKNNPSGIYFWQIKTTTGTASGRLVKE; from the coding sequence ATGAAAAAACTTCTGCTCTTTGCGCTGCTGTCGCTTTCCAGCACAATTTCTTTTAGCCAAAGCACCGCTTGGCGGGCAAAGGTCTCTGCTGAAATACTGTCCGCATTGAACGAGGGGCATTCAGCCGATTTGCTGGTGGTCTTTCGGGAACAGGCTGACATCAGTGGCGCTCGCTTTTTAAAAACCAAGTCTGAAAAAGCGCATTTCGTCTATCAGCGCCTAATGGAAACGGCTATGCGCTCGCAAGCCAACGCGGTGCGGCTATTGAGGGAAAAAGATGCTTCCGTCAACGGTCTTTATCTCGTGAACGCGCTTGCGGTGAAAAAGGCTGACCTCCAATTGGTGCGCCTATTGGCCGAATTGCCCGAAGTGCGCTGGCTCGGAGCCGACCCCTGGGTGCAGTTTGAAGGGCCAGTGGAGACCTCATTGGCTGCTCCCACTGCTGCGGGGCGGGGCGCTGTCGAATGGGGCGTGGAACGCATCAACGCACCTGCTGTGTGGGCGCTCGGGTACACGGGGCAAGGCGTTACCATCGGGGGCGCGGATACTGGATACGACTGGGTGCATCCCACTTTGCAGCCTCACTATCGAGGCTGGGACAATTTTTCGGGCACCGCTCAGCACCATTACAACTGGCACGATGCCATCCACGATTTCAGCCCGCTCAATTACGACACGCTCGGCAACCCGGTCGGGACGAACCCCTGCGGGTTCAACGCGCCAGCCCCCTGCGACGATGGCTCACATGGCACTCACACAATGGGCACTATGGTGGGCGACGATGGCCTCGGCAACCAGATTGGTGTGGCACCGGGCGCCTCATGGGTCGGGTGCCGCAACATGGAACGCGGCTGGGGGCAGCCGTCCACCTACCTTGAGTGTTTTCAGTGGTTCTTGGCTCCCACCGACCTCAATGGCCAAAACCAAGACCCCTCCAAAGCACCGCACGTCATCAACAACTCTTGGTATTGTGCCACTATCGAGGGCTGTACAGACTTTATTATCAATGATTTGTTGCGAGTGGCGATTGTCAATCTCAAAGCATCTGGCGTGTTCGTGGTGGTGAGCAATGGCAATTTTGGCCCCAATTGTGGAAGCACTTACGCCCCGCCTGCGTACTTCGAGGAAAGCTTCAGCATTGGCGCCACGCGCTTCGACGACACCATCGCCACATTCAGTAGCCGTGGGCCGGTGCTTGTTGATGGCAGCAATCGGTTGAAACCAGAGGTGGCCGCGCCGGGTCAGTTCGTTCGCTCTTGTACCCCCAACGGCAATTATGCCGCATTCAGCGGCACTAGCATGGCAGGGCCTCATGTGGCGGGATTGGTGGCGCTGGTGCTTTCGGCACGACCCGACTTGGCTGGCCAAGTGGAACTCATAGAGAACTTCATCAAAGAAACAGCTGTTCCGATTGGCGACACATCGAACTGTGGCATCCCCAGCGGACAAACGCCCAATCACGCCTACGGGCATGGCCGGGTGAACGCATTGGCAGCCGTGAACGCGGCGCTTGCCTACAATCAGGTATCCGCTCCCGAGGCACCCGCGCCCCAAGCGCGGGTGTTCCCCAATCCTGTGACCGACGAGGCGATATTCGATATTCAAAACACAGTTGGGAAGACAGTGTTGGATGTGTTTTCTTCCGATGGCAGATTGGTGTACAGCAAAAATTGGACGGCGCAGTACCGCGAATTGGTACAGGTGTCCATGAAAAACAACCCTAGCGGGATTTATTTTTGGCAAATAAAAACAACCACCGGGACGGCATCAGGCCGCTTGGTGAAGGAATGA